From the genome of Epinephelus moara isolate mb chromosome 10, YSFRI_EMoa_1.0, whole genome shotgun sequence, one region includes:
- the hdlbpa gene encoding high density lipoprotein binding protein a: MSSVAVLTQESFNEHRSGLLPEQSGAAGAGPSAEGEEDALPTYKDAFPPLPEKAASPEGTQETANAWTKIRPLKSSVITQVFHVPLEERKYKDLNQFGEGDQAKVCVDIMHKTGAHLELSLAKDQGLSIMVSGKLDAVMKARKEIVSRLQTQASATVAIPKEHHRFVIGKNGEKLQELELKTATKIQIPRPDDPSNQIKISGTKEGLEKAKHEILLISAEQDKRAVERVNIDKVYHPFLTGAYNKLVGEMMQETGARINVPPPSVNKTEIVITGEKEQVALAVAMIKKVYEDKKKNATTIAVEVKKSQHKYVIGPKGNTLQEILEKTGVSVEIPPSDSSSETVILRGEPDRLGQALTEVYAKANSYTVSSVSAPSWLHRFIIGKKGQNLAKITQQMPKVHIEFTEGEDRITLEGPTKDVQMVQGQIETIVTDLVSRMDYTEISVDPKFHRHLIGKGGVNINRIKELHKVTVRIPPDNEKSNLIRIEGDPQGVQEAKKELLELASRMENERTKDLIIEQRFHRAIIGQKGEKIKEVRDKFPEVIINFPDPAQKSDVVQLRGPRNEVEKCAKFMQKIVAEMVENSFSLSVPIFKQFHRNIIGKGGSNIKKIREETNTKIDLPAENSNSEMIVITGKKANCEVARNRILAIQKELANITEIEVSIPSKLHNSLIGSKGRFVRSIMEECGGVHIHFPTEGSGIDKVTIRGPAEEVEKAKQQLLALAEEKQTKSHTAELRAKPEYHKFLIGKGGGNIRKVRDTTGARIIFPTAEDKDQELITVVGTEEAVRDAQKELEELIKSLDNVVEDTMNVDPKHHRYFVARRGQVLRDLADEYGGVMVSFPRTGTQSDKVTLKGAKECVEAAKKRMLEIVEDLDAQVTMECVIPQKFHRSIMGPKGSRIQQITRDHNVQIKFPEREDPQAPPAEAPIQENGEANGEVKEPVDPNAPKKCDVIVLSGRKERCDAAVEALKALVPVTVEVEVPFELHRYIIGQKGSGIRKMMDEFEVNIQVPAPDQQSDKIAITGLANHLDRAKEGLLERVKELQAEQEDRALRSFKLTITVDPKYHPKIIGRKGAIITNIRTEHDVNIQFPEKNDENQDQITITGYEHKAIAARDAIQAIVDELEEMISEDINLDSRVHARIIGARGKGIRKIMDEFKVDLRFPQSGAADPNLVTVTGRPELVDEAIDHLLNLEEEYMADVVENEAKMAYMRPSGGSAAAMDEQRGPSKGFVVREAPWATGSEKAPDMSSSEDFPSFGAPVATKASPWGPKRF; the protein is encoded by the exons CTGCTGGGGCAGGACCCAGTGCTGAAGGGGAAGAGGATGCCCTTCCTACCTACAAGGACGCCTTCCCACCTCTGCCCGAGAAGGCGGCCTCACCTGAGGGGACCCAGGAAACTGCCAACGCCTGGACTAAGATCCGTCCTCTCAAGTCCTCTGTTATCACCCAG GTTTTCCATGTGCCGCTAGAGGAGCGCAAGTACAAGGACCTCAACCAGTTTGGGGAAGGAGACCAAGCGAAGGTCTGTGTGGACATCATGCACAAGACCGGCGCCCACCTGGAACTCTCCTTGGCAAAAGATCAGGGTCTCTCcatcatggtttctggaaagcTGGATGCCGTGATGAAGGCCCGTAAGGAGATTGTGTCCCGACTGCAGACTCAG GCTTCAGCTACTGTTGCCATCCCCAAGGAGCACCATCGTTTTGTCATCGGCAAAAACGGGGAGAAGCTTCAGGAGCTAGAGCTCAAGACTGCCACCAAGATCCAGATCCCACGACCTGACGACCCCAGTAACCAGATCAAGATCTCTGGTACCAAGGAGGGCCTGGAGAAGGCAAAGCATGAGATCCTGTTGATCTCTGCTGAGCAG GACAAGCgtgctgtggagagggtgaaCATTGACAAGGTGTACCACCCATTCCTCACCGGAGCCTACAATAAACTGGTAGGAGAGATGATGCAGGAGACCGGTGCCCGCATTAATGTCCCCCCTCCAAGTGTGAACAAGACGGAGATTGTCATCACTGGGGAGAAGGAGCAGGTGGCCCTTGCTGTGGCTATGATCAAGAAAGTTTATGAAGACAAG AAGAAGAATGCCACCACTATTGCAGTGGAAGTGAAGAAGTCTCAGCACAAGTATGTGATTGGCCCCAAGGGAAACACCCTGCAGGAGATCCTGGAGAAAACTGGTGTCTCAGTTGAGATCCCACCTTCTGACAGCAGCTCAGAAACTGTCATCCTTCGCGGGGAGCCGGACCGTCTGGGTCAGGCCCTCACTGAAGTTTATGCCAAG GCAAACAGCTACACTGTTTCCTCGGTCTCAGCTCCTTCTTGGCTTCATCGTTTCATTATTGGCAAGAAGGGGCAGAACTTGGCCAAGATTACCCAACAAATGCCCAAG GTGCACATTGAGTTCACCGAGGGAGAAGATCGGATCACCCTGGAGGGTCCCACCAAAGATGTGCAGATGGTGCAGGGCCAGATTGAAACCATTGTTACAGATTTG GTAAGCCGTATGGACTACACAGAGATCAGCGTGGATCCAAAATTCCACAGACACCTGATCGGAAAAGGAGGTGTCAACA tcAACCGCATCAAAGAGCTGCACAAGGTGACTGTCCGCATCCCCCCTGACAATGAGAAAAGCAACCTGATCCGTATTGAGGGGGATCCACAGGGTGTACAGGAAGCCAAGAAGGAGCTGCTCGAGCTTGCGTCACGCATG GAGAACGAGCGTACAAAGGACCTGATCATTGAACAGCGTTTTCACAGAGCCATCATTGGCCAAAAAGGGGAGAAGATAAAAGAAGTGCGCGACAAATTCCCAGAG GTCATCATCAATTTCCCCGACCCAGCACAGAAAAGTGACGTCGTTCAACTTAGAGGCCCACGAAATGAGGTGGAAAAATGCGCAAAGTTCATGCAGAAGATAGTGGCTGAGATG GTGGAGAACagcttctctctctcagtccCCATCTTCAAGCAGTTCCACAGAAACATAATTGGAAAAGGAGGCTCAAATATCAAGAAG ATTCGGGAGGAAACTAACACAAAAATCGACCTGCCTGCTGAGAACAGCAACTCAGAGATGATTGTCATCACAGGCAAGAAGGCAAACTGTGAGGTCGCACGAAACCGCATCCTGGCCATTCAGAAGGAGCTG GCAAACATCACAGAGATCGAGGTGTCCATTCCCTCCAAGCTGCACAACTCCTTGATTGGGTCAAAGGGCCGCTTTGTGCgctccatcatggaggagtgcGGTGGCGTGCACATCCACTTCCCCACTGAAGGCTCAGGGATCGATAAGGTCACCATCCGAGGTCCtgcagaggaggtggagaaagcCAAGCAGCAGCTGCTTGCCTTGGCAGAGGAGAAG caAACGAAGAGTCACACTGCCGAGCTGCGTGCGAAGCCAGAGTACCACAAGTTCCTCATTGGTAAAGGTGGTGGAAACATCCGTAAGGTTCGCGACACTACCGGGGCCAGGATCATTTTCCCCACCGCGGAGGACAAAGACCAGGAGCTCATCACTGTGGTCGGCACTGAAGAAGCAGTGCGGGATGcccagaaggagctggaagAGCTCATCAAGAGTCTG GACAACGTCGTTGAGGATACAATGAACGTTGATCCAAAGCACCATCGCTACTTTGTGGCTCGCCGTGGCCAGGTCCTGAGGGATCTTGCTGATGAGTATGGTGGTGTGATGGTGAGCTTCCCTCGCACGGGTACCCAGAGCGATAAGGTTACCCTCAAAGGAGCCAAAGAATGTGTGGAAGCAGCCAAAAAGCGCATGCTGGAGATTGTTGAGGACTTG GATGCTCAAGTGACCATGGAGTGTGTGATTCCTCAGAAGTTCCACCGCTCCATCATGGGTCCGAAGGGCTCACGGATCCAGCAGATCACCAGAGATCACAATGTACAGATTAAGTTCCCGGAGCGTGAAGACCCACAAG CACCTCCAGCAGAGGCTCCTATTCAGGAGAATGGCGAGGCCAACGGAGAGGTGAAGGAGCCCGTCGATCCAAACGCACCCAAAAAGTGTGATGTGATTGTGCTTTCTGGCCGTAAAGAGCGCTGTGACGCTGCCGTGGAAGCACTGAAG GCCTTGGTTCCCGTCACTGTGGAGGTGGAAGTGCCTTTTGAGCTTCATCGTTACATCATTGGACAGAAAGGAAGCGGAATTCGCAAGATGATGGATGAATTTGAG GTTAATATTCAAGTGCCTGCTCCTGACCAGCAGTCTGATAAAATTGCCATCACCGGCTTGGCCAATCACCTGGACCGCGCCAAAGAGGGCCTCTTGGAGCGTGTCAAAGAGCTGCAGGCCGAGCAGGAGGATCGG GCACTCAGGAGCTTCAAACTGACCATCACTGTGGACCCCAAATATCACCCCAAAATCATCGGCCGCAAGGGCGCCATTATAACAAACATCCGCACTGAGCACGACGTGAACATCCAGTTCCCAGAGAAGAATGATGAGAACCAG GATCAGATTACTATTACAGGGTATGAGCACAAAGCCATAGCAGCACGAGATGCCATCCAGGCTATAGTGGATGAGCTGGAGGAGATGATCTCTGAGGACATCAACCTGGACAGCAGGGTTCATGCCCGCATTATCGGAGCCCGCGGCAAGGGCATCCGCAAGATCATGGATGAGTTTAAG GTTGATCTCAGGTTTCCTCAGAGTGGAGCTGCAGACCCGAACCTGGTGACAGTCACAGGTCGCCCTGAGCTTGTGGATGAAGCCATCGACCACCTGTTGAACCTGGAAGAGGAATAC ATGGCAGATGTTGTGGAGAACGAAGCAAAGATGGCTTACATGAGGCCTTCTGGAGgaagtgctgctgccatggATGAACAACGTGGCCCATCCAAAGGCTTCGTGGTGAGGGAGGCTCCCTGGGCCACTGGCAGTGAGAAG GCCCCTGATATGAGCAGCTCTGAAGATTTCCCCAGCTTCGGAGCCCCAGTGGCAACCAAGGCCTCTCCCTGGGGGCCCAAGCGCTTCTAA